One part of the Saprospiraceae bacterium genome encodes these proteins:
- a CDS encoding S41 family peptidase — MKTQLENQNPNLFLYNPKFIVDSIFNKMYVAIDKPMTATEFYQYICTIQPTIQDGHNYILPSLPLQTFHKENSLYFPINFTVYDQKFYVTQNFSNDASIQPGDEIISINGVKSIDLFNYLVSHQVRDGNNLHYPEWISQNYFRSYYGFLFGFKSYYLLEIKNSLNVVANKNIAALPLNSIKKRRGESLPLRYDRIDFEKGISWQYDENQNYMLLSLRTWSNNLLKSEYKQKFRKEIDVFIKQLELSKTKNLIIDLRGNQGGDGQNGIYLLKHLLNHSFNYFYSVKTFNKHHKLINAAKSLTKTQKPSGYIYQGNIVVLINGGSFSNSGIFASLIKIYNRGKLIGSETGGNDVILSGGEGFFSLPNTKLNVFKATHQMQVTNKIQNTGAGVKPDIEIKPSLHNILNNEDLVLKKTIEFINENKSR; from the coding sequence ATGAAAACCCAGTTGGAAAACCAGAATCCAAACCTATTCTTGTATAATCCAAAATTTATAGTCGATTCAATATTTAATAAAATGTATGTTGCAATTGACAAGCCAATGACCGCCACAGAATTTTATCAATATATTTGTACCATTCAACCAACTATACAAGATGGTCATAATTACATTCTTCCAAGTCTGCCACTACAAACATTTCATAAAGAGAATTCATTATACTTTCCAATCAATTTTACAGTCTATGACCAAAAGTTTTATGTAACTCAAAATTTTAGTAACGACGCTAGTATTCAACCTGGAGATGAAATCATATCCATAAATGGAGTAAAATCTATAGATTTATTTAATTATTTAGTCTCTCATCAAGTTCGCGACGGTAACAACTTACATTATCCTGAATGGATTTCACAAAACTATTTTAGGTCTTACTATGGATTTCTATTTGGATTTAAAAGCTATTACTTGTTGGAAATAAAGAATTCATTGAATGTTGTTGCAAATAAAAATATAGCTGCATTACCTCTTAATTCCATTAAAAAAAGAAGAGGCGAAAGCCTACCTTTGAGATATGATAGAATAGATTTTGAGAAAGGCATTTCATGGCAGTATGATGAAAACCAAAATTATATGCTACTTTCCTTACGAACCTGGAGCAACAATTTACTTAAATCAGAATATAAACAAAAATTTAGAAAAGAAATTGATGTTTTTATTAAACAATTAGAATTAAGCAAAACGAAAAATCTCATCATTGACTTAAGAGGCAATCAAGGGGGCGATGGACAGAACGGAATTTATTTACTAAAACATTTACTGAATCATTCCTTTAATTATTTCTATTCAGTCAAGACTTTTAATAAGCATCATAAATTAATAAATGCTGCTAAAAGCTTGACTAAAACCCAGAAGCCTTCCGGATACATTTACCAAGGAAATATAGTTGTCCTTATAAATGGTGGAAGTTTTTCAAACTCTGGAATCTTTGCATCCTTAATAAAAATCTACAACAGGGGCAAATTAATAGGTTCGGAAACAGGCGGAAATGATGTAATTTTATCAGGTGGTGAAGGTTTTTTCAGCTTGCCCAATACAAAACTAAATGTTTTCAAAGCAACACACCAAATGCAAGTAACGAATAAAATTCAAAACACTGGTGCCGGGGTTAAGCCAGACATAGAGATTAAACCAAGTTTACACAACATACTAAATAACGAAGATCTTGTTTTAAAGAAAACTATAGAATTCATTAATGAAAATAAATCTCGCTAA
- the prfB gene encoding peptide chain release factor 2 (programmed frameshift) has product MTVDQLKDLKKRLSELGGFFDIDQKKLEVEDKEQQTLNPDFWTQSNKAELIMKEIKMAKKWMSSYQHVESNVEDLVVLLEFFDAGEATEEELEKKYQECIQLIDDIEFRSTLNKPEDELSCVLEINAGAGGTESCDWSAMLLRMYQMWGERNGFKVSQINYQAGEAAGIKTAEIEINGDYAYGMLKGENGVHRLVRVSPFNSQGKRMTSFSSVFVHPLIDNRIEVTINTDDLEWDTFRSSGAGGQHVNKTESAVRVRHLPSGLVVECQQERSQHQNREKALQLLKSKLYEKELEKLAMERDKVEATKMKNEWGSQIRSYVLDDRRVKDHRTGYQTSQTDLVLDGYIDDFLKSYMMNKTEGSPAEED; this is encoded by the exons ATGACCGTAGATCAATTAAAAGATTTAAAGAAAAGACTCAGTGAGTTA GGAGGTTTCTTTGACATCGATCAAAAGAAATTAGAAGTAGAAGATAAAGAACAGCAAACGCTGAATCCTGATTTTTGGACGCAATCCAATAAGGCCGAACTTATTATGAAAGAGATAAAAATGGCTAAAAAATGGATGTCATCTTATCAACATGTTGAATCCAATGTAGAAGATTTGGTTGTCTTATTGGAATTTTTTGATGCTGGTGAAGCGACTGAGGAAGAATTAGAAAAAAAGTATCAGGAATGCATTCAATTAATAGACGATATTGAATTCCGTTCAACCCTAAATAAACCAGAAGACGAGTTAAGTTGTGTGCTGGAGATTAATGCGGGTGCAGGAGGTACGGAGTCCTGTGATTGGTCAGCTATGTTATTAAGAATGTACCAGATGTGGGGCGAAAGAAATGGGTTTAAAGTGAGCCAAATTAATTACCAGGCTGGAGAAGCTGCAGGAATTAAAACGGCTGAAATCGAAATTAATGGAGATTATGCATATGGAATGTTGAAGGGCGAAAATGGCGTTCATCGACTTGTGCGTGTCAGTCCATTTAACTCACAAGGTAAACGAATGACCTCTTTTTCCTCTGTATTCGTCCATCCATTAATTGACAATCGGATTGAGGTAACTATAAACACGGATGATTTAGAATGGGACACTTTCCGATCGAGTGGTGCAGGTGGCCAGCATGTCAATAAAACAGAATCTGCTGTGCGGGTACGGCATTTGCCGAGCGGTCTCGTTGTTGAATGCCAGCAAGAACGCTCACAACATCAAAATCGGGAGAAAGCCTTACAGTTATTAAAATCCAAATTATACGAAAAGGAGCTGGAAAAGCTAGCTATGGAAAGAGATAAGGTAGAAGCTACTAAAATGAAAAACGAATGGGGCTCTCAAATCCGATCTTATGTTCTGGATGACCGAAGGGTTAAAGATCATAGAACTGGCTATCAAACAAGTCAAACGGATCTCGTATTAGATGGATATATTGACGATTTTTTAAAATCTTATATGATGAATAAAACAGAAGGTAGCCCTGCTGAAGAAGATTAA
- the ppk1 gene encoding polyphosphate kinase 1: MTPDKNPSPYEYIDRDISWLNFNYRVLQEAKDKSVPLLERLKFLAIYSSNLGEFFRIRVAHHRNLKKLGKNTKSQLDYNPNILLKQLYKIANTHLLEFNDIFENQIIPELRLHNIFLLSQLEISKAQEQFLDIYFKENLLPFVQPVLLIGNKVKPFLNNSELYLTIILKDKDAEINAHQFGIVKIPSDHLPRFIELPSEKGRHDIILLDEIVRYSIKWLFPGFDVINSYSIKITRDAELYIEDEFSGDLMEKIKNSLIKRNIGPASRLVYDDAMPKEMLDYFLNLLEINRGDLTPEGRYHNNFDFIHFPDFGKKELKNRNLKPIDYKALANTENFFDQIRNQEHLLCFPFHNYEPVIQFFEQASKDPDVTQIKVTQYRVAKKSRIMDALKYAAAEGKSVFVFIEVKARFDEAANLAWGEEMEKQGVKVRYSFPGLKVHAKTALISRKENDEIKHYTYLSTGNFHEQTAKIYVDYGFFTTDENITTEVNRFFSFLENIKIPSLPFKHLLIGQFNLNDEIHELIAYEKEQAEQGKKARILLKLNNLQDTEMINLLYDASQAGVHVQLIIRGICCMVVGKNKLSEHIEGISIVDRYLEHSRVYYFYHNGEEKIFLSSADWMVRNLHFRIETAFPIYNPAIKKIILDNINFQLKDNIKARSIHHDFINKYIKTDPKKKFQSQIETYKYFKEQNEK; the protein is encoded by the coding sequence ATGACCCCGGATAAAAACCCCTCTCCTTACGAATACATAGACAGGGATATAAGTTGGCTGAATTTTAATTACAGAGTTTTACAAGAAGCTAAAGATAAATCAGTACCACTTTTGGAACGATTAAAATTTTTGGCTATCTATTCATCAAATCTTGGTGAGTTCTTTAGGATTCGGGTAGCGCATCACCGCAATCTTAAAAAGTTGGGCAAAAATACCAAAAGCCAATTAGATTATAACCCGAATATACTTTTAAAACAATTATATAAAATAGCAAATACACATCTCCTTGAGTTTAATGATATTTTTGAAAATCAAATAATACCAGAATTAAGACTTCATAATATATTTCTATTATCACAATTGGAAATATCAAAAGCGCAAGAACAATTTCTGGATATCTATTTCAAAGAAAATTTATTGCCATTTGTACAGCCTGTTTTGCTGATTGGAAATAAAGTAAAGCCCTTTCTCAATAATTCTGAATTATATTTAACAATTATATTAAAGGATAAAGATGCTGAAATTAATGCACATCAATTTGGCATTGTAAAAATTCCTTCAGATCATCTTCCAAGATTCATTGAGCTACCGAGTGAGAAAGGCAGGCATGATATTATTTTATTAGATGAAATCGTACGTTATTCCATTAAATGGCTATTTCCAGGATTTGATGTAATTAATTCGTATTCCATAAAAATTACCCGGGATGCAGAATTATATATTGAAGATGAATTTAGTGGAGACTTAATGGAAAAAATTAAGAATAGCTTAATTAAAAGAAATATCGGACCCGCATCCAGACTCGTTTATGATGATGCCATGCCTAAAGAAATGCTTGATTATTTCCTGAATCTACTTGAAATTAATCGAGGCGACTTAACTCCAGAAGGTCGATATCATAATAATTTTGATTTTATACATTTTCCGGATTTTGGAAAGAAAGAATTAAAAAACCGAAATCTAAAACCAATTGATTATAAAGCCTTAGCAAATACTGAAAACTTTTTTGATCAAATCCGAAATCAGGAACATTTATTATGCTTTCCATTTCATAATTATGAACCTGTTATACAATTTTTTGAACAAGCTTCAAAAGATCCTGATGTTACTCAAATAAAAGTAACACAGTACCGGGTGGCAAAAAAATCAAGAATTATGGATGCCCTAAAATATGCAGCCGCAGAAGGTAAAAGTGTTTTTGTATTTATTGAAGTGAAAGCCCGATTTGATGAAGCGGCGAATCTTGCTTGGGGAGAAGAAATGGAAAAACAAGGAGTGAAAGTCAGATATAGTTTTCCAGGCTTAAAAGTCCATGCCAAAACAGCTCTAATATCCCGGAAGGAAAATGACGAAATTAAACATTATACCTATTTATCAACCGGAAATTTCCATGAACAAACAGCAAAAATTTATGTGGATTATGGATTTTTTACTACGGATGAAAATATTACAACAGAGGTAAATCGTTTTTTTAGTTTTTTAGAAAACATTAAAATACCCTCTTTACCATTTAAACATCTTTTAATTGGTCAATTTAATTTAAATGATGAAATTCATGAGCTCATTGCATATGAAAAAGAACAAGCTGAACAAGGGAAAAAAGCTAGAATTCTCTTAAAATTAAATAACCTTCAGGATACTGAAATGATCAATTTATTATACGATGCTAGTCAGGCAGGTGTGCATGTTCAATTGATTATAAGGGGCATTTGTTGTATGGTAGTTGGGAAAAATAAATTGAGTGAACATATTGAAGGTATCAGCATCGTAGATCGTTATTTAGAACATAGCAGGGTCTATTACTTTTATCATAATGGTGAAGAAAAAATCTTTTTATCATCTGCAGATTGGATGGTTAGAAATTTACATTTCAGAATAGAAACAGCATTTCCAATTTACAACCCGGCAATTAAGAAAATAATCCTTGATAATATTAATTTTCAATTAAAAGACAATATCAAAGCTCGTTCTATTCACCATGATTTTATAAATAAATATATAAAAACAGATCCAAAGAAAAAATTTCAATCCCAAATTGAAACTTACAAATACTTTAAAGAACAAAATGAGAAATGA
- a CDS encoding HlyC/CorC family transporter, whose translation MVILIILTLILINGIFSMSEMSLVSSRKFKLENAKRKGSKGAKTALELSENPSKFLSTVQIGITLIGILLGVYSDENLTKNVTAYLITFEPLIPYANYIATGAVVIFVTYLSIILGELLPKRLGMTFPEPIAIRLARPMQIISVVTSPFVWLLTSTNEILLKLIGIKKTSESKVSEEEIKSIIKESAEGGEIQDIEHNIMERVFEMGDRKVNTLFTHRGEIVYFTTSDTWEEIKFKINQEKHSAYPVTQSNNLDDILGIVLLKDLFTPTADKEFNILDYVKNPLYLNENTYAYKVLELFKKEKMHYGIVVDEYGTTIGIVTMDDVVDALIGEVTENDQDEYQITQRNENSWFVDGQYSIFDFVKYFDIELDENYQNKFTTVAGLVIYKNNTLPEIGEKFDFDKYELEIIDKDGQRIDKILVTKK comes from the coding sequence ATGGTAATCTTAATAATTTTAACACTTATATTAATAAATGGCATTTTCTCAATGTCAGAAATGTCCTTAGTATCTTCCCGGAAATTTAAGTTAGAAAATGCTAAAAGGAAAGGTAGTAAAGGAGCAAAAACAGCATTAGAACTTTCGGAAAATCCTTCTAAGTTTTTATCAACCGTCCAAATAGGGATTACTTTGATTGGAATCTTATTAGGAGTTTACAGCGATGAAAATCTGACAAAAAATGTTACAGCCTATTTGATCACATTTGAACCACTGATCCCATATGCTAATTATATCGCTACAGGTGCGGTTGTAATTTTTGTAACTTATTTGTCCATTATTTTGGGCGAACTACTACCTAAAAGATTAGGAATGACATTCCCTGAACCCATTGCCATAAGATTAGCAAGACCAATGCAAATAATTTCTGTGGTCACTTCCCCATTTGTTTGGCTATTAACATCCACTAACGAAATTCTTTTAAAACTAATTGGAATTAAAAAAACAAGTGAAAGTAAAGTTTCTGAAGAAGAAATAAAATCCATTATTAAGGAAAGTGCTGAAGGAGGAGAAATTCAAGATATTGAGCATAATATCATGGAACGCGTTTTTGAAATGGGAGACCGAAAGGTAAATACACTTTTTACGCACCGTGGCGAAATTGTTTACTTCACTACGAGCGATACTTGGGAAGAAATTAAATTCAAAATCAATCAAGAAAAACATTCCGCGTATCCCGTCACACAAAGTAATAATTTAGATGATATTCTAGGAATCGTGCTACTAAAAGATTTATTTACACCTACTGCAGACAAAGAATTTAATATTCTGGATTATGTTAAAAATCCGCTGTATCTGAACGAAAATACTTATGCTTACAAAGTCTTAGAACTATTTAAAAAAGAAAAAATGCATTATGGTATTGTAGTAGATGAATATGGCACAACCATAGGAATTGTAACGATGGATGATGTGGTAGATGCATTAATTGGAGAAGTCACAGAAAATGATCAAGACGAATACCAAATTACCCAAAGAAATGAAAATAGCTGGTTCGTAGATGGACAATATTCCATTTTTGATTTTGTGAAATATTTTGATATCGAACTAGATGAAAACTATCAGAATAAATTCACTACAGTTGCAGGATTGGTAATTTACAAAAATAACACTTTGCCTGAAATTGGGGAAAAATTTGATTTTGATAAATACGAACTCGAAATCATAGACAAAGATGGACAACGGATTGATAAAATCCTTGTCACTAAAAAATAA
- a CDS encoding DHH family phosphoesterase has protein sequence MEQLPQLKSLLAIPKSCVILSHRNPDGDALGSSLALSLFLQSMNHQVRVIFPSDFPVNFEWMPQTEEILIFDMNQKLVEETIKSADLIFCLDFNSLDRIDRIAPFILERNVPKVMIDHHIDPEPFADLVFSYDTLSSTSEIIYDLIREINPAKLKSKLILECLYTGLMTDTGSFHHATSPKVFQMMAEMKSNGLDDTRIQELVNNSQPDKYLRLLGHCLHNRMELIPEHQFGLIYLTKEDYRNYDIRRGDTEGIINYLMMLKSIRIGALVMNQPTIVKLSLRSKGDYSVQQVCRQHFNGGGHRNASGGSSKSSLEDTLQKLKEVIAQTHINVYN, from the coding sequence ATGGAGCAACTTCCTCAACTTAAATCTCTCTTAGCAATTCCTAAGTCCTGCGTAATTCTTTCACATAGGAATCCTGATGGTGATGCCCTGGGTTCTAGTTTAGCTTTAAGTTTGTTTTTGCAATCCATGAATCATCAGGTTCGTGTAATTTTTCCAAGTGATTTTCCAGTTAATTTTGAATGGATGCCTCAAACAGAGGAGATCCTTATTTTTGATATGAATCAAAAATTGGTGGAAGAAACCATTAAATCAGCAGATCTTATATTTTGTTTGGATTTTAATTCATTGGATCGAATAGATCGGATTGCCCCATTTATACTTGAACGCAATGTGCCGAAAGTAATGATTGATCATCATATTGATCCAGAACCATTTGCAGATCTGGTTTTTAGTTATGATACCTTAAGTTCAACGTCTGAAATAATATATGATTTGATCAGGGAAATAAATCCTGCAAAACTGAAGTCAAAGTTAATTTTGGAATGTTTGTATACGGGTTTAATGACGGATACAGGTTCTTTTCATCATGCTACGAGTCCGAAAGTATTTCAGATGATGGCAGAAATGAAATCCAATGGATTGGATGATACCAGGATTCAAGAACTTGTAAATAATAGTCAGCCTGATAAATATTTAAGATTATTAGGACATTGTCTTCATAATAGAATGGAATTGATACCAGAACATCAATTTGGATTAATTTATTTAACAAAGGAAGATTACCGTAATTATGATATTCGAAGAGGGGATACAGAAGGCATCATTAATTACCTGATGATGTTAAAATCTATAAGAATTGGAGCTTTGGTAATGAATCAACCTACGATTGTAAAATTATCCTTAAGATCAAAAGGTGATTACTCCGTTCAACAAGTTTGTCGCCAGCATTTTAATGGAGGAGGACATCGAAATGCTTCGGGAGGTTCCTCAAAATCGAGTTTGGAAGATACCTTACAAAAGTTAAAAGAAGTGATTGCTCAAACGCATATAAATGTTTATAATTAA
- a CDS encoding divalent-cation tolerance protein CutA, with the protein MKITLLYIPFPNVLSAKKISKVLLKEKFAACIQLIPVDSLFQWNGKIVNSKEIALLVKTLDSKKKKAKNLILEYHPYEIPCIIQTNVQVNKSYFEWMKTNLA; encoded by the coding sequence ATGAAAATCACCCTTTTATATATACCTTTCCCAAATGTACTTTCAGCAAAAAAAATTAGTAAAGTACTATTAAAGGAAAAATTTGCCGCCTGTATACAATTAATTCCTGTAGATTCCTTATTCCAATGGAATGGGAAAATTGTAAATTCTAAAGAAATTGCGCTTCTTGTAAAAACATTGGATTCTAAAAAAAAGAAGGCTAAGAATTTAATTCTAGAATATCACCCATATGAAATTCCATGTATCATACAAACGAACGTACAGGTTAATAAATCCTATTTTGAATGGATGAAAACAAACTTGGCTTAA
- a CDS encoding NAD(P)-dependent alcohol dehydrogenase, with product MKASIYTKYGPPEVVKITNAHKPTPKDNEVLIKIHATTVNRTDCGFRSAEYFIVRFFSGLFRPKNKILGSEFAGEIETMGKDVKSFNIGDRVFGYNDKSFGAHAEYMLMQEDDAITTMPTKLSYLESAPIIEGAHYALCDIRAAKIKNGQQVLINGATGGIGSSAVQLAKYFGAEVTAVCATHSIELVKSLGADDVIDYTKEDFTKRTKKFDVVFDAVGKSSFGNCKAILKYDGIYMSTELGYMSQNIFLALITAFFGKKKVLFPIPTINKADVNFLKNLVETGQFKPVIDRVYSLDQIVEAYKYVETGQKIGNVVIKVIA from the coding sequence ATGAAAGCAAGTATCTATACAAAATATGGTCCACCTGAAGTTGTCAAAATTACGAATGCACATAAACCTACTCCAAAAGACAATGAAGTCCTAATTAAAATTCATGCGACCACTGTAAATCGAACCGATTGCGGATTTAGAAGTGCCGAGTATTTTATAGTCCGATTTTTTAGTGGTCTATTTAGGCCGAAAAATAAGATCCTGGGAAGCGAATTTGCAGGAGAGATTGAAACCATGGGCAAAGATGTAAAGTCGTTCAACATTGGAGATCGGGTGTTTGGATATAATGATAAAAGCTTTGGAGCCCATGCTGAGTACATGCTTATGCAAGAAGATGATGCCATAACAACGATGCCAACTAAACTATCGTATTTAGAATCGGCCCCGATTATAGAAGGTGCTCATTATGCACTTTGTGATATTCGAGCTGCAAAAATCAAAAATGGACAACAGGTTTTAATAAATGGTGCTACCGGTGGTATTGGTTCATCTGCCGTTCAACTTGCAAAATATTTTGGCGCAGAAGTAACAGCAGTTTGTGCTACGCATTCCATCGAACTGGTAAAATCATTAGGTGCTGATGATGTCATTGACTATACTAAAGAAGATTTTACAAAACGTACTAAGAAATTTGATGTAGTTTTTGATGCAGTAGGTAAAAGCTCTTTTGGAAACTGTAAAGCAATACTTAAGTACGATGGAATCTATATGTCGACAGAGCTTGGATATATGTCACAAAATATATTTCTAGCCCTAATAACCGCTTTCTTTGGCAAAAAAAAAGTCTTATTCCCTATACCAACAATCAATAAAGCAGACGTAAATTTTTTAAAAAATCTTGTAGAAACCGGACAATTCAAACCAGTAATCGATCGGGTTTATTCATTAGATCAAATCGTTGAAGCCTATAAATATGTTGAAACTGGTCAAAAAATTGGAAACGTAGTCATAAAAGTTATAGCTTAA
- a CDS encoding triose-phosphate isomerase, whose amino-acid sequence MNHFLRKSLVAANWKMNILPTEANALVRQLIDVEWTSRLDVLICPPYTHLPYLIDLTKEGILIGAQNCHINSFGAYTGEVSAEMLVDIACSHVILGHSERRAADFNENMVVSRKIQHAINAGLEVVYCCGETLEVRESGSENQFVANQLLLDLKGLEAEMLAQLIIAYEPIWAIGTGINATAQQAQAMHLWIREQIRHLFNEQCANNIRIIYGGSVKASNSESLSLMPDIDGVLVGGASLIPKEFQEIIKYFS is encoded by the coding sequence ATGAACCATTTCCTTAGAAAATCTCTTGTTGCAGCAAATTGGAAAATGAATATTCTTCCTACCGAAGCCAATGCTTTAGTCCGTCAATTAATAGATGTGGAATGGACTTCCAGATTGGATGTATTAATTTGTCCACCTTATACGCACCTTCCATATCTTATAGATCTAACAAAGGAAGGAATACTCATAGGGGCCCAAAATTGTCATATAAATTCATTTGGGGCTTACACAGGGGAAGTTTCAGCAGAAATGTTGGTTGATATCGCATGTTCGCATGTAATACTAGGTCATAGTGAGCGGAGAGCAGCCGATTTTAATGAAAACATGGTAGTTTCCAGGAAAATACAGCATGCTATAAATGCAGGTCTTGAAGTGGTCTATTGTTGTGGGGAAACCTTAGAAGTGCGAGAAAGTGGATCTGAAAATCAATTTGTTGCAAATCAATTATTGCTTGATTTAAAAGGGTTAGAGGCAGAAATGTTGGCACAATTGATTATAGCTTATGAACCAATATGGGCTATTGGTACTGGTATCAATGCCACGGCTCAACAAGCTCAAGCTATGCATTTATGGATCCGGGAACAGATTAGACATCTTTTTAATGAGCAATGTGCCAATAACATACGTATTATTTATGGCGGAAGCGTAAAGGCTTCAAATTCTGAATCTTTATCATTAATGCCAGATATAGACGGTGTTTTAGTTGGTGGAGCCAGCTTAATACCAAAGGAATTTCAAGAAATTATTAAGTACTTTTCCTAA
- a CDS encoding FKBP-type peptidyl-prolyl cis-trans isomerase has product MKKLTVLFFLGILVMTTMNSCKSAKQKTMNGFDMMFLNDQSGDLVKEGDYVYFRYHVRSKDSLIFSSTMQTPVIKFKLPKLEKVEQKNAQPITEALHLMSKGDSIVVYQTLDDQMKKSIGIPNVEILEFHVFLEDVKNEADYQSDIAEDQKQQAEQGKILMEQASGIAENAKQILSDYKAKKLDANIIKTASGLKYIVHDAGTGAKAEVGSPVSVNYYGMLMDGTRFDDSWSRGQAFTFPLGKGQVIKGWDEGVANLNEGAKATLFIPAELGYGAEGSPPAIPGNSELMFYIEVNKVK; this is encoded by the coding sequence ATGAAAAAATTAACGGTATTATTCTTTTTAGGAATTTTAGTGATGACCACTATGAATTCTTGCAAAAGTGCAAAACAAAAAACGATGAATGGATTTGACATGATGTTCCTTAATGACCAGTCAGGTGACTTGGTAAAAGAAGGAGATTATGTTTATTTCAGATATCATGTAAGAAGTAAAGATTCATTAATCTTTTCTTCTACAATGCAAACACCTGTCATCAAATTCAAATTACCTAAACTTGAAAAAGTAGAACAAAAGAATGCGCAACCTATTACAGAGGCATTGCATCTTATGTCAAAAGGGGATAGCATTGTGGTGTATCAAACATTGGATGACCAAATGAAAAAATCAATTGGCATTCCAAATGTTGAAATTCTTGAGTTTCATGTTTTTCTTGAAGATGTAAAAAATGAAGCAGATTATCAATCAGATATTGCGGAAGATCAAAAACAACAAGCAGAACAGGGTAAGATTTTAATGGAGCAAGCTTCTGGAATTGCAGAGAATGCAAAACAAATCTTAAGTGATTACAAAGCAAAAAAATTGGATGCAAATATTATTAAAACAGCTTCCGGATTAAAATATATCGTTCATGATGCAGGTACAGGAGCAAAAGCAGAAGTTGGCAGTCCTGTATCGGTAAATTATTATGGTATGTTAATGGATGGCACCCGTTTTGATGATTCCTGGTCACGGGGTCAGGCATTTACATTTCCACTTGGTAAAGGTCAGGTAATTAAAGGATGGGATGAAGGTGTGGCAAATTTGAATGAAGGTGCAAAAGCAACTTTGTTTATTCCTGCTGAGTTAGGATATGGAGCGGAAGGTTCACCTCCTGCAATTCCAGGTAATTCAGAATTGATGTTTTACATCGAGGTTAATAAAGTAAAGTAA
- a CDS encoding DinB family protein, with product MSKQIRNGAKGALLDVYEKAIEELITVVSNIPNSALTVPLDVKTTDVNCKTIQSILSHVISSGYGYAISIQNLKFKNLDRPEKSFHENVSEYIEDLTKVFNFTETVFNEIHDHELEQSDNALKIKTSWGQIYDIEQITEHAIVHILRHKRQMENIKINLMK from the coding sequence ATGTCTAAACAGATCAGAAATGGTGCCAAAGGAGCCTTGCTTGACGTTTACGAAAAAGCAATTGAAGAATTAATAACTGTTGTAAGCAATATTCCAAATAGCGCTTTAACAGTACCACTGGATGTGAAAACAACGGATGTAAATTGCAAAACGATTCAATCTATTTTGTCCCATGTAATAAGCTCGGGTTATGGCTACGCAATTAGTATTCAGAATTTAAAATTTAAAAATTTGGATCGGCCAGAGAAATCATTCCACGAAAACGTTTCAGAATATATTGAAGATTTGACCAAGGTTTTTAATTTCACCGAAACCGTTTTCAATGAAATCCATGACCATGAATTAGAACAATCTGACAATGCTTTAAAAATCAAAACATCCTGGGGTCAAATATACGATATAGAGCAAATAACGGAACATGCCATTGTACATATTCTAAGACATAAACGACAAATGGAAAACATTAAGATAAATTTGATGAAATGA
- a CDS encoding nucleoside-diphosphate kinase → MATNRTFTMIKPDAVHSGYIGAILDKICNAGFKIVALKYTKLSKEKAGEFYEVHAARPFYGELVDFMSSGPIVAAILEKDNAVEDFRKLIGATDPSKAEPGTIRALYARNVGENAVHGSDSDENAQIEGNFHFAGTEIF, encoded by the coding sequence ATGGCAACAAACAGAACATTTACTATGATTAAACCGGATGCAGTGCATTCAGGATATATTGGCGCAATACTTGATAAAATTTGCAATGCAGGTTTCAAAATTGTTGCTTTAAAATACACCAAATTATCTAAAGAAAAAGCGGGTGAATTTTATGAAGTTCATGCAGCCCGTCCATTTTATGGTGAATTAGTCGATTTTATGTCATCTGGTCCGATAGTAGCCGCAATTCTTGAAAAAGACAATGCGGTAGAAGATTTTAGAAAATTAATTGGAGCAACCGACCCTTCCAAAGCTGAACCAGGAACGATTCGTGCTTTATACGCGCGCAATGTTGGAGAAAATGCAGTACATGGCTCAGATTCTGATGAAAATGCCCAAATTGAAGGCAATTTTCATTTTGCAGGTACAGAAATCTTCTAA